The Plasmodium knowlesi strain H genome assembly, chromosome: 12 sequence TTATACAAATGAGGTTCTTTTTGAAGGTTTCTATCACCCATTTGGTAATGCGCGCCCTTTCGCCTTGAGACACGTGAGTGGCGAAATGACGGAACGGGTAACGgcagggggggaaaggaggTTCACAAAGGGGAAGCCGAAAACGAACATGAGCATGAGAgtgcaaaatgaaacaaaaaagaaaaagaaaaaaccaaCATTGGTAAAAAGTGTATCCCATAGGTgcatacaaaattttaattacacatatgtatggaCGGTCAAATggtacatggaaaaaaaaaaaaaaaaaaaatgctatgGGGCTCCAAAGTTCAATTCCCTCATCTTGGGCTGATTTCTTGGTGGTGTCGGGGGTCTGAGCTCGGTCATTTTGGTGTCccttcaaaaaggaaaaagggggatgaTGGACATGAGCATGTATATTACTCTGCGTACGTTGTCGCACATACTCAGAGTGATACTTTGATGCAGAAGCGCATCCACACAGCAGAGGAACATCTACATAAGGCAGATACCTCCGCACATTAGCCGCCTCTCCGCCCCACTTACCACGTGTTGAAGAAGCGAACTTCGTCTTTGGCCGGGTATATCAGTTTCGGAATGACGGTGAGATCTCTACGGATGAAGAGTAGAGCCCCAGCGTTCTTGTGCGAATTACAATAATTGGTAGCCGAAAAAAGGGTTATCAGTTTCCCCCCTGCGAATCTCTCAAAGCCATCCATGACACATTCATGGGCACGTATAATCAATTGAAGATCGTTTTCCTCCAAAAATTTGTGAACCCGGTCAGGTCCATACTTAACAATATGACCAGTACCATCAGGGTCTCTTATATCATTCGGGATTGTTCCCAAAATGGAATCATTATCCGTAGGATCAGACCAAAGCAAATCTGTAACTTTCTGTTCATTCAAATTCTGTGGAACTTGAGAAACAACTAATGGTCTCCTCAACTGAGATATGTCTGAAATGGTATTAATACTTTTTCCTATCCCTCCATGAACACATAATATTTTATCCTCCACAATAGCACCTATAGGTAGCCACTCAAAAACTTGATTTATCTGAACCCAGCAGGAAGACTTATCATTTATATCTTCCTTTAATCTCCTCTTACACTCTTCCTGAAATCCATACAAACTATTAATGGCCATATCTTCATGATTCCCCCTTATTAAATGAATCTGCTTGGGATACTTACATTTTAACGCGAAAAGTAAACAAATAACTTCTAAGCTGTTGGAACCTCTATCGACATAATCAccaagaaataaataatcaTTTGAATCGATATCACCAATGGCATTTAACTTTTCTCCTAAATCTTCTTCCACAGGACATTTATACAATTGAAATAATCTCATGAGATCATAATATTGTCCATGTATATCTCCGTATATTTTTAAGGGCGCTCTTAATTTTAGTACCATATCTTCTTGCTTAAAAATATCCATTACAATGGAACATAGGATAGAAATATTTCCCCaaggaattgtaaaaatCGTTTCCGCATTATGATGGTACTGAATTTCGAATTGTGTTATATTTGGATTTAACAATGTAGTAATGATTTTATCATATACagtatttttaaattcactTATGTAGTTCACTGGTGTACATAAGACAccgttatttatttttcttccttcttcttctaacTTATCAATGGATATTTTTCTAACCAACAAGGCGAAATCACTCCCCGTTTCTTGCACTGCGTGTGCATGCGCTGCTAGCCTTATTTTATTCGACATGGGTCTACTGGACAGACGAAACAGAGACGAGCTTGGTGAGTCCAGCATGTTCCTCTGTTGTACATTCTGCGCGTTGTGTACATCCTGCGCATTATGTACATTTGCCACTGCATTCCCTGCCATGGCGCTATTCTTCATTTCGTAAATTTGTTTGGTCCCTGCGTATTGACTACTTGCGAGTGCACTTGATTGCTGCGGGTTGATAACATCTTGGCTGTTTAACTTGAAGGAACTGCTACCACTTCGCACTTCGCCTCCCAGATGCTTGACATTTTCATTGGAGAGCTGCTTCTGTTTAAGGGAAGACTGCTTTAgtgtcttcctcttttccgaATCCAAACCAGTGGTCGCATTCACCAGGATACAACAGTCCAGGCATTCCAACTCATTCGTTGGAAACTGTTGCGTCTGGTGAGTGAACCCACCAAAGGTGTAAATCGTATGCTTGTGCATCCACGAGGTGTGTCTAAATTTCGAAATGGCTGGCAACGTTACCCACTCAATTGTCTCCGTATTGTAGAGCGCTGTCGACAAAGGGATGGCACACCCGTTATCATTTCGACCCCCTAAAATAAACATTTTGGAGCCTATAAAAACGGCAGTATGCTGATAACGCGCTTCGGGAGgtactcccttttttatggGAGCTTCTACCCAGTCCCATCTTCCATCTCTGTGTTGTCTCAACCCCCATGTATCATCTAAGGATTTATTCTCTGCACTCCTTCCACCAAATATGACAATCATCCCTGTTGCAGGTCCTTCTTTGCACATGTCAGCTGAGTGGTACACTCTTGGAGGGGGTGCCTTGCAATTATTGGAAATAATTACTTGAACCCATTCGAATGGAGGAAGTTCTACATGCATAAACCAAACATCATTCAACGTATGCTGACCGTTATTTCCACCAATTACTATTAGGTTGGGCTTATTAAATACCATTACATGTCCATATCTTCTGCCTGGGGTTACTCCTTTTGTAGGCACTGTCATCCATGAATATCGTTGTTCCTTTCGTAAATCTAGTATGTACAAATCGTCCTGGGATAGCGATCCCCCACCCGTTGCACCTCCATATATAACTAACTGTTGTTCATCAACACACGCAGCTGCATGCGCCGCCCTTGCAGATGGGGTATTTTCcgttactatttttttccatttgttttgcgataaatcatatatatatatatcatctGTTATGTTGTACTTCCCTGCGTCACCTATGGCCCCGCCGAATATTGCCACTTTGCTGTTTCCAAGGTAGGTAGCTGTGTGTCCAAAACGAGGAGCTGgaatttctcccttttgtttttcctttctgcaAATGTTTGTTTCCTTAAACGACCCATTATTCATTTGTCGTACAAGCGGGGAGTAGCTATGCTTGAAGgggtaggggaaaaaaaagggggccaAACATTCAGCGGAAAAACGGTACCATGTGTACACCCCACAACTGCATGTGCTTGCATGTATGGGATCGCAAAATAGTTGTCAAGAGGGAAAGtggaaaagaggaggaggacaaatggaaaaaaaaagtgttgcCCTTTATATTTACCTGGACCCCGATGGGCGAAcgtaaaaattgaataacttttaaaattattttcgttTGAGTTTCCTCCGCCCTGTTTCCACTTGCAGCTGGTCTCCTCCGTTATGAGGCGGTGAAAGAGCGGAGGGGAGCGAACAAGGAGAGCAAACAGGTAAGTGCGTCGTTTGCGCGGGGAGACCTACACGGCGAGGTTCACACGATGACGCATACATGTCGACACATGAGCGCGAATACCTCAACCGCCGCACAGGCGACGATAAGCGTAGGACTGTTCGGCGTGGACCTCCCCCTCCCCTGTTACACTTGCACATGCAAATGATAAGCTTTGGTAATCCTCAAAAGGGACGAAATGGCAAACAGGAAGAGGCATATGTGAGGTAcaaatatgtgtgtgtgtgtatggggGGGGAGGCAAGAAGAGCTCGAAACAGAAcagttaacaaaaaaaaaaaaaaaaaaaaaaaaaaaaaggcggcaAATGTCAGTAGCACTaggaataatatatatatatatatatgtacgtgtaaGCGTAACGATATTTTCGATTAGCTACATTGTCGCAATGAATTCCAAATATTTATTCATACAAATGAATAGACATTTaacacataaaaatatgctCTGCGAAAAGGTTAAATAAGTGGAACATGCGCAGTGTGTTTGCATGGCTGCGTATTTTTGTTCGTTCGTTTGATCGTTCATTCGCTTGTTCATTcgttttgttcattttttttttttttttttttttttttttttttttttttttttttttttttaattccccccttaaaaaaaaaaaaaaaaaaaaaaaaaaaagatacacaAACAacttattcatattttttattcattaaaaatgaaatatgcaTAATTCacaatggaagaaaaaatcaaccCATGAGaatctttcttttgtttcattttccctACCAAATTTTGGTAAAATTAAATCCacttaaaggaaaaaataatgcacaCTCGCAAAAGTGTGCCAAGACTGAGGCATATAATAAATGTAAATGGTTTAACGGATATAAAATTGATATCAATAATTTTCAAACTTAGTGGATGCATATTTGGACCATTCTTCAACCTTTCCTctgtttgtttatttttccgAACCGTTCCATGATTGAACCATTTCTATGTATACGTACTGACACCGCGAAGTGGTTATTACACAAATGTGTGGTGACCCAGAAGTTGCCCTTTTACACTGCTTCGGTTTCTTTCCGATGGGTTTCATTTTCGTTGCTTTGTTGTTGCTCCTCATGTTTGACCCCTGCGTCCATTTGGGAACGAAGTTATTCTTAGAAGGAAAGATGGACTGGTTTTAACGCTTATGTATGTGTGGTCACTTCCTTGTCATTTGGAATCGCTCCTATTTCACGCTTTAGTGGCCCTTAGGGAATTAACCGAGGGAAAGAAGACCCACCAGAAAAGGGGTgagcacatacatatgcataaaggTACAAAAGAATAGCAACACTTACAAACAATCATACATtgcaacgaaaaaaaaaaaaaaaagaaatgtcaCACAAGCATATTGCGCACATGTTGTTCCTTTTGCTACCGCGTCGTATAAACAATTGTTCACGCATAAATTGTAAGtcaatttttagaaaaaggTTTTTCTTCCAGAATATGTCACATTGGACTTAGGCACACATTACGCTTTCGCGGAAGTGTCGTATTGTttgttgtttgtttttttttttttttcacgtggGAAAGACACATCCCTGCGTGCCATGTAAGTACACTAAATTATCGCTCCATAGCACATACGAGGAAAAGAGCTATGTGGTAGGAATAAAtctaaaatgaaggaaatgcaaaaatatggTAATCTCTATCCTTACGAGTTGATTTTGTTGTCTTTTTtggttttcctttattattctccttttacttccccttttttgtcctttgtcatttattttatttttttttttttttccttttactctGTCTGACAAAATGTCGCCCCTTTTCCGCGTGCTCGGTTCATTGTTCGCCCTGCTTAATTTTGCCACCCCAGAGGAAATTTTACCAACCAAGGAGACAGACAGCCCTATTTTTTACTATGGGTTTCAATACATACGTGCATAGGCACTATGAGAATGTGGTGTAATTGTGATTTCTAAACGGTTAGGTATTTCACGTCCGGTTTTATCGACCcacgtttttttcctttttttttttttttttttttttctttgcagaTACATAAATAATGAGGGATATCAGCATTATTTGCCGTCAAGGTATTCCAACGTGTTGAAAGATGTAAGGATGGAAGGAATTCAGATATTGTAGCAATTTTTAACCATAtctaattatttttatatctgCCTCTGTTTTACTTTCCCATTTCTCGCTTATCGCGGTTCCCTTGTTCGAACAAAGCATTATTTTCAATCCATCGTTAACCCTTAAAACCGCCCTTCTAAAGAGAGACATTATAGGAGTGTCCTGCAATAAGGGCTACACCGTGGCAATCAGAAAGGCGTCCATAATAGACCTGAACGTGGAAGGTTAACTCGATGaaacttttctcttttgaaTAACTTCCCTTTTGTGGGTGTCATGACATCTACACAAGAGAAaatctggaaaaaaaaacttcaaagTGCGAATCCTCCTTTTGTCTCTATATTTTTCGTTGTACATTTTGGACATGGGTTCATAAAGCACTTATAAAACActttaaaaatgggagagTTACTTAATTCGCACTATGCACGAGCAATTCATGTATTTGTCTTCTTAAATGTTCTCACCCTATTCCTCCCTCACTGATTACGCCACCCTCCTTCCCTTCACCGTTTCATCAGAAAACGACTACACAAATATGGCAAAGGAAATATGCTCCAAGAAGGAACAATGTCAGGTGTGAAAAAAGAaccaaatgaataaataaattttctaaAGAAGTAGAAAATAAGATATAGAAACTGAGAGCATGATATTGAATTCCCCTCAGTTACAAACCCCTTTTTGCAAGATTCACAAAAACGAACATTTCTCCTTATTTTAAGATCGATGTGCGCAAATTCAAAAGGAACACTAAGAATCCCCACCTAGACTTTTCTTCAGAATTGGCCATAGAATACATCTGCATGAGGTCTGAGAATAAAATTTCGCTTCACCCTTTGTAGGAAAAGGCACACGACAATGTGTGGGAAATATTTCTAGTCAGTTTTTTACCCATATTAACTGTAACGAAATGGCACTAatgattttctcctcctcatttCAGTTCTTATAAAAATCTCTACGATGGAAATGCCTTCCACCAAGGAGTTACACACAAATACCTTGTGTaatacttctttttctgaaTGGAAAAAGTTCGCCCCAATGAGGCTTGGCCCATACTATGTGCACACTCCTCCCAACACACGTAcacaaatatacacatacatatatacttatttgCATATACCCGTTGCAGAGTGCGGGACCAGTCTCTGGGtaatgtaaatttttaaggaagaaaaacaatcAACCTGATCAGTGTGACAAAATAGAGTATGCTCCACTGCTACATCGGAATGGACCACTTTCCCTCTCAGGTTGCGCTCATAACACTAGTGATGTAACAAACTTTACGTCCATTTCGAAGGCGTTAGAGGCGTGCACCTTGAACAACTGTAAATATGTCATATGGAATGATGAGGACAAAAGGGCTCTTATCTGCAATGCGGACAATTTGGACGTAATATGCATCGAGCGAAATGGCAAAAAGAATGAGAACTCACTGAACAGAGTATCAAAGGAGAGGAAATTTATTCGCAAATTTTAGCCTACAAAAATATGGTAGATCAAATTCAACAAATCCCCCATGGGgtacacaaaaatgaaacgtTCTTTCACCCTCACCAGAATTTAGTAGAAAAGATAAACAACGTAACGTATATGAATCCTGCCAATTTTTACACACCGGGATATGCAACCTTCTTAAATTATATGTCTATCTGCGACAAGGTTTTGAAAAGCGCCCCCTACAATTTGAGCACCCCCAAATCTGTGGACATCTGCTCCCACTTGGATTGCGACTACTTCACAAGAAGTAACTCTCCAAAGGGCCTTCATCGTGGTGGTTGAAGGAGTGGCCATTACTATCATTTGTAGTGTCACCACACAAAAATTTGCAACAAACGGGAAGGGGAACGATTCAACGCCACCTCTTCTTTCAAACTTCATCAGGCTTTGCTGGATCCATCAGATCCCTCAGCAATCACGGGAACGGAAAAACTTGGTaaatcgcaaaaaaaaaaaataataaataaataaaatacatacatatatatatcgtaAAGGGAGCAAGAATGCACATTTATACACACTTCCCGAATATCTAATTTCATTTCCGCAGGTTCTGCCAGGGGTACATTTTGAAAACATAAAATGCATAGCgaattctatatatatgtgtgcatatctACACCGAAAATTTTTTGCCAATACTCCACTACCTGAAGAATGAATGTCCCGAGCAACACTCTTCTTCTCAGGTTCCCGACGATTATTCCAATGGACGGATTTGTCACGACTGTTAAATTGAGCCAATTTTCttaaaaggaatattttcattttcgcaCTTATTTTACTGGTATAAAGTGTAGAGCACATTCTACATTATGAGTGCATGTTGTTTGTATGTTTATACCTACACGGAGAATGGTCTTCGATCGGTTTGCTtgtcttttctcttcccttttttggtaATTGTGTCAACGCCTGCATACCACTGGCGCTATTCCgctataatattttttgaataaaacgaaaaagtgTTTAATTGTAACACGTAATGCAACATTTGGAAGGTGCAAGATGTGTCTTAAAGAAACCAGAAGAACTTTACACAAAGTTACCCTCCCTCTTTGCTTGGTTCATGTGCACAGACAGACTGAACATGTTCACCTCAACACTTAACGTGTTTCAACACTGATTTTGTAAGTagcatattatttttttccaaaaaaatttggag is a genomic window containing:
- a CDS encoding protein phosphatase containing kelch-like domains, putative, which gives rise to MNNGSFKETNICRKEKQKGEIPAPRFGHTATYLGNSKVAIFGGAIGDAGKYNITDDIYIYDLSQNKWKKIVTENTPSARAAHAAACVDEQQLVIYGGATGGGSLSQDDLYILDLRKEQRYSWMTVPTKGVTPGRRYGHVMVFNKPNLIVIGGNNGQHTLNDVWFMHVELPPFEWVQVIISNNCKAPPPRVYHSADMCKEGPATGMIVIFGGRSAENKSLDDTWGLRQHRDGRWDWVEAPIKKGVPPEARYQHTAVFIGSKMFILGGRNDNGCAIPLSTALYNTETIEWVTLPAISKFRHTSWMHKHTIYTFGGFTHQTQQFPTNELECLDCCILVNATTGLDSEKRKTLKQSSLKQKQLSNENVKHLGGEVRSGSSSFKLNSQDVINPQQSSALASSQYAGTKQIYEMKNSAMAGNAVANVHNAQDVHNAQNVQQRNMLDSPSSSLFRLSSRPMSNKIRLAAHAHAVQETGSDFALLVRKISIDKLEEEGRKINNGVLCTPVNYISEFKNTVYDKIITTLLNPNITQFEIQYHHNAETIFTIPWGNISILCSIVMDIFKQEDMVLKLRAPLKIYGDIHGQYYDLMRLFQLYKCPVEEDLGEKLNAIGDIDSNDYLFLGDYVDRGSNSLEVICLLFALKCKYPKQIHLIRGNHEDMAINSLYGFQEECKRRLKEDINDKSSCWVQINQVFEWLPIGAIVEDKILCVHGGIGKSINTISDISQLRRPLVVSQVPQNLNEQKVTDLLWSDPTDNDSILGTIPNDIRDPDGTGHIVKYGPDRVHKFLEENDLQLIIRAHECVMDGFERFAGGKLITLFSATNYCNSHKNAGALLFIRRDLTVIPKLIYPAKDEVRFFNTWDTKMTELRPPTPPRNQPKMRELNFGAP